Proteins encoded in a region of the Lepisosteus oculatus isolate fLepOcu1 chromosome 23, fLepOcu1.hap2, whole genome shotgun sequence genome:
- the tapbpl gene encoding tapasin-related protein isoform X2 — MRLAFGVLVLASHLMSSVSGSVADVVLACSLVEEGGGMGGRLAGAGALFTRDEATLVLRDLPVTADESLDTVTPFAPPAPDPENLIFEATVTSLEIPEADSLLHADCNEQEVTCEISRYFPRGPEGTEPSPEDAFFIGSLQLEGGGVSLTLVLRTQPIPAEQEEDGGRPLRQSKLDLPLSPSGTILNEVVFVVFTRLQSLTAPLGGSALIDCGYKEATPSQEVALEWRLQHKGHGRRILQLRAGREGEEPTVHPEREGASVEPGLVLEEGNVSLTLTNVKVADEGTYICTVGSGVYQAQQVIQLHITQTPSVTLTPNQLVFQDDTPQRVICHCDHYYPLDVQVEWFSLSPSASEPVPISNGVYFSSHRQHSDGTYSLSAYISVSPSEDLTGATFSCIVSHHSLSEPITASITISAPEESQLWSMVGGVLSFVLFLFGLFMLLR; from the exons ATGCGGCTGGCATTTGGGGTATTGGTCCTCGCTTCTCATCTGATGTCTTCGGTGTCTG GCTCCGTGGCGGATGTGGTGCTGGCGTGCTCGCTCgtggaggagggagggggtATGGGGGGAAGGCTGGCTGGGGCTGGGGCGCTCTTCACCAGAGACGAGGCCACGCTAGTTCTCCGCGACCTGCCCGTGACAGCCGACGAGTCGCTCGACACCGTCACTCCCTTCGCCCCCCCGGCTCCCGATCCCGAGAACCTGATCTTCGAGGCCACAG tgacatcactgGAGATCCCAGAAGCTGATTCGCTCCTGCACGCTGACTGCAACGAACAGGAGGTGACCTGTGAGATTAGCCGCTACTTCCCTCGGGGTccagaagggacagagccgtcTCCAGAGGATGCGTTTTTCATTGGTTCACTGCAGCTGGAGGGAGGTGGGGTCAGCCTCACTTTGGTGCTGAGGACTCAGCCAATCCCAGCAGAGCAGGAAGAGGATGGAGGCAGGCCCCTCAGGCAGAGCAAGCTGGACCTGCCTCTGAGCCCATCCGGAACCATCCTGAATGAAG tGGTGTTTGTGGTCTTCACGAGATTGCAGTCCCTCACTGCTCCTCTGGGGGGCAGTGCGCTCATTGACTGTGGCTACAAGGAGGCCACTCCCTCACAGGAAGTGGCTCTGGAGTGGCGACTGCAGCACAAGGGACATGGGCGGAGAATCCTGCAGCTGAGAGCAGGGAGGGAAGGGGAGGAGCCAACAG TCCatccagagagagagggagcgagtGTGGAGCCAGGGCTCGTGCTAGAAGAAGGAAATGTATCCCTGACTTTGACCAATGTGAAGGTGGCAGACGAGGGCACCTATATCTGCACCGTCGGCTCCGGGGTGTACCAAGCGCAGCAAGTCATCCAACTGCACATCACTC AGACCCCCTCAGTCACTCTCACTCCAAACCAGCTAGTGTTCCAGGATGATACACCTCAGAGGGTGATCTGTCACTGTGACCACTATTACCCCTTGGATGTTCAG GTGGAGTGGTTCTCACTCTCCCCATCTGCCTCTGAGCCTGTCCCTATCTCAAATGGGGTCTATTTCTCCAGTCACCGCCAGCACAGTGACGGGACCTACTCTCTCTCTGCCTACATCTCCGTGTCCCCCTCTGAAGATTTGACTGGAGCTACATTTTCCTGCATTGTGTCACACCACTCTCTCTCTGAGCCCATCACAGCCAGTATCACCATTTCCGCCCCCG AGGAGTCCCAGCTGTGGAGCATGGTCGGAGGAGTCCTGTCGTTTGTGCTGTTCCTGTTCGGACTGTTCATGCTGCTGAGATAG
- the tapbpl gene encoding tapasin-related protein isoform X1 encodes MTGLDLPCDGLASHPGRTLPCARCLLGSVADVVLACSLVEEGGGMGGRLAGAGALFTRDEATLVLRDLPVTADESLDTVTPFAPPAPDPENLIFEATVTSLEIPEADSLLHADCNEQEVTCEISRYFPRGPEGTEPSPEDAFFIGSLQLEGGGVSLTLVLRTQPIPAEQEEDGGRPLRQSKLDLPLSPSGTILNEVVFVVFTRLQSLTAPLGGSALIDCGYKEATPSQEVALEWRLQHKGHGRRILQLRAGREGEEPTVHPEREGASVEPGLVLEEGNVSLTLTNVKVADEGTYICTVGSGVYQAQQVIQLHITQTPSVTLTPNQLVFQDDTPQRVICHCDHYYPLDVQVEWFSLSPSASEPVPISNGVYFSSHRQHSDGTYSLSAYISVSPSEDLTGATFSCIVSHHSLSEPITASITISAPEESQLWSMVGGVLSFVLFLFGLFMLLR; translated from the exons atgactggcttggacctgccctgtgatggactggcgtcccatccagggcgtaccctgccttgcgctcgttgcttgctgg GCTCCGTGGCGGATGTGGTGCTGGCGTGCTCGCTCgtggaggagggagggggtATGGGGGGAAGGCTGGCTGGGGCTGGGGCGCTCTTCACCAGAGACGAGGCCACGCTAGTTCTCCGCGACCTGCCCGTGACAGCCGACGAGTCGCTCGACACCGTCACTCCCTTCGCCCCCCCGGCTCCCGATCCCGAGAACCTGATCTTCGAGGCCACAG tgacatcactgGAGATCCCAGAAGCTGATTCGCTCCTGCACGCTGACTGCAACGAACAGGAGGTGACCTGTGAGATTAGCCGCTACTTCCCTCGGGGTccagaagggacagagccgtcTCCAGAGGATGCGTTTTTCATTGGTTCACTGCAGCTGGAGGGAGGTGGGGTCAGCCTCACTTTGGTGCTGAGGACTCAGCCAATCCCAGCAGAGCAGGAAGAGGATGGAGGCAGGCCCCTCAGGCAGAGCAAGCTGGACCTGCCTCTGAGCCCATCCGGAACCATCCTGAATGAAG tGGTGTTTGTGGTCTTCACGAGATTGCAGTCCCTCACTGCTCCTCTGGGGGGCAGTGCGCTCATTGACTGTGGCTACAAGGAGGCCACTCCCTCACAGGAAGTGGCTCTGGAGTGGCGACTGCAGCACAAGGGACATGGGCGGAGAATCCTGCAGCTGAGAGCAGGGAGGGAAGGGGAGGAGCCAACAG TCCatccagagagagagggagcgagtGTGGAGCCAGGGCTCGTGCTAGAAGAAGGAAATGTATCCCTGACTTTGACCAATGTGAAGGTGGCAGACGAGGGCACCTATATCTGCACCGTCGGCTCCGGGGTGTACCAAGCGCAGCAAGTCATCCAACTGCACATCACTC AGACCCCCTCAGTCACTCTCACTCCAAACCAGCTAGTGTTCCAGGATGATACACCTCAGAGGGTGATCTGTCACTGTGACCACTATTACCCCTTGGATGTTCAG GTGGAGTGGTTCTCACTCTCCCCATCTGCCTCTGAGCCTGTCCCTATCTCAAATGGGGTCTATTTCTCCAGTCACCGCCAGCACAGTGACGGGACCTACTCTCTCTCTGCCTACATCTCCGTGTCCCCCTCTGAAGATTTGACTGGAGCTACATTTTCCTGCATTGTGTCACACCACTCTCTCTCTGAGCCCATCACAGCCAGTATCACCATTTCCGCCCCCG AGGAGTCCCAGCTGTGGAGCATGGTCGGAGGAGTCCTGTCGTTTGTGCTGTTCCTGTTCGGACTGTTCATGCTGCTGAGATAG